The genomic stretch CTACGATCGTACGTCCTTGTTAAGAAGTTCTGCCTTGTAATTGGAGCGATTGAATGCTAAATAACCCGCCAAAAGAGAAAGAATCGGCTTCATGGCTTTATGTGATACTTTGTTCGCTCGTTATTTTCGTGACCATTCCATTAGCCCGATCGATGCAAAAATTTGTTCGAGAACACTGGGGTAAGGAAATATTTAGCTATATTGTCTTCGCAGTTGTTCTTTTAGCAGTTGTAGTTAGTCTCATCTATCTCCGTCGACTCCGGGTTGCTTCACGCAGCAGATACATCTGGCTTGCCGTCATTTCAACCATCTTTATCGGATATACCGTTAGACTTAGTAAAAACCCGGAAGAGGCGCTGCACTTCGTTGAATATGGAGTGCTTGGCTTGCTGGTTTATCGGGCGCTGACCCACAAAGTGAGAGATAAAAGTATCTACTTCATAGCAGTGGTAATTGGAGCCATGGTCGGCATGATGGACGAGGCGATTCAGTGGGCAACTCCAAAGAGATACTGGTGCCTGGACGACATTTGGCTGAACTTCTTTGCTGTAACCCTTATTCAGGTCGCTATTGCAAAAGGCCTCTCCCCTTCGATTATTTCAGAAAGAGTCGCACCTCGAAATATCCGATGTTTATCCATTTTAACTGCAGCGGCAATTCTATTCCTGGGAGCCAGTCTTCTCAATACACCTGCCCGAGTCGCCTGGTATACGGAGCGTATTCCGGCATTAAAATTTTTGATTGAAAATGAAAGTATGATGTTTGAATACGGCCATTACTACGAAGACCCGGAAATAGGCCATTTTAGATCGCGTCTATCCCCAAATGAGCTCAAGCGAACTGATGAAGAACGCGCGATTGAAGCCGCAGCAATTTTAAATCAATACCGCAATGACTCAACTTACAGTGATTTTCTGGAAAAATACACCCCGGTTAGCGATCCTTTTTTGCATGAAGCGCGGGTTCATCTGTTTCGCAGAGATCGTTATATCCGGAAAGCGGAAGCAGAAAAAGAGAATGAGGAAATTTACCAGGACCGGATTATGGTGGCCTATCGCGAAAACCTGATCATGGAAAAATATTTTAAAAATACTTTCAAACGCTCGAATTTTGTTTTACCGCCCGAACAACTGGCCTATCTTGAGGAAAACCATTTACCGGAACTGCACTATGGTAGTGCTGTAAGCTGGCAGCTGGTTACCAAAATCAATGAGGTTCAAATTATGGTTGGGCTTTTTGTGGTGCTATTGGGACTGGCGGTTGTCTATTGGTATTTTGGGCAGGAGGAGACTTGAGAATTAAGAATTAAGAATTAAGAATGAAGAATTAAGAATTAAGAATTAAGAATTGAGAATTAAGAATTAAGAATGAAGAATTGAGAATGAACTGCCAATTCTCTAACAGTATCATTAAATCATTCTGCAAGTTAAATTAAATTTCAGAAATTCTAAAAAAATCGACCAAGAACACAGATCTTTATTTCCGCCTTATTACCAAGAAAGAAACTAATGCCAAAATTCCCCAAGTTTGCAAAACGTGTCGATGAAATAACCGGTTCGGTTTTCGAAAAGTACGCTCCCAAAATGGCTGAACAAGGGAAGAATCTCGTTAAGCTTCATATTGGCGACACCTATTTGCCTCCGAAATATACTCTGCCTATCGACTCATCCGCTCGGAAAAAGTACGAGCATTTCAATCAGTATTGTAATACGTTTGGCATCGTCCCTTTACGTGAGGCACTGATAGAGAAATTGCAAGCTGACAATCATCTACAGGTAAACAAAGATAATATCCTAATCACCAACGGCGCAACCAATGCGCTCAGCATTAGTATGATGGCGCTAATTGAACCGGGTGATGAAGTACTCATTCTCACCCCGGCCTGGCCTTTCTTTTTCGGTATGGTAAAAATAGCCGGGGGTCGTATGGTAGAAGCGCCCATTTACACAAAATTATATAATGAACCGGAACTTGATATCGCCGATTATTTAGAGAAATTTATGACCTCGAGAACCGCAGCGATTTACCTTAACACTCCAAACAATCCCAGCGGCAAAGTGCTGAATCGAGAGCAACTGGCCCAAATTGCTGCGGTCGCCGAAAAACACAATCTCTGGGTGATCTCGGATGAAGCTTACGATGGCTTGACTTTCGATAATCGCCCGCACATATCAATTGCCGGCTTTCCCAAAATGTTCGAAAGAACTTTAAGCATCTTTACGTTTTCAAAAAGTTTTATGTTTGCCGGACTGCGTCTCGGTTTTGTTGCCACCAGTGAGCAAGCAGTAAAAAATCTCAATAAAATGATGGTACACCAGTTGTATAGCCCCTCAACGCTTGCTCAGCAGATGATGGTTGAACCGGTTGAAACCCGCAAGCAATGGCTGCCGGGAGTCCGGAATCATTACCAGGAACTGCGAGATTTATTTGTCGAGAAACTAAAAATCGATTTTCCAAAACCGGACGCTACCTATTTTATTTTCTTTCCTGCTGACCAATATTTGAACGGCCGCAATTATTGGCAACTCATTGAAGCCTGTCTCGATAGCGGCGTCTCCGTTGCACCCGGGGATAGTTTTGGCAAAGATTTTCATCATTATATCCGGCTTTGTTTTACCGGGGAATCACCTGAGAGGTTAGAGTTGGGGATTGAGAGGTTGAACAAAGTGTTTGAACAATCATAAAAAATTAGCCACAAAGACACAGAGTTCACAAAGAAAACCAGAACTCTGGCGAGTTTCTGCTACAAATTTTTGCGAAGGGCGACCCCTTTCCGATTTTCCTTTAGTTTTTTATAATGATTAAGTCGGAAACGAGGCGCCTGGAGCCCGTGGAGGACCCCCGATCCCGACATTCCTTTGAAAATATAATAATGAAGTCGGGAGAGGAGGCCGGAACGATCCATCATCAATGAACGACAGTCGGTAGTAAACGTGGATTGCCCTCAAAAAAACAAGCTCAAGCCTGGACACCGAAAACAATAAACTGTTTAGTCAAAGCTAGACGTTAACTACAGCCAATACTGATAGCAAAGCAAATCCTGAAATTAGCGGAACAGTATACAAAAACAGCAGCGAATTAAGCTTGAGCATGGTCATAAAGCGGGATTGTTTATAAACATTACGCATGGAGAAAAAGAGGTGGACCCAAATTCCGAAAACCACCGGTGTAATCACATACCACTTTGGAAATAAAATGGCAAACAGCAGATATAAAAAC from candidate division KSB1 bacterium encodes the following:
- a CDS encoding VanZ family protein encodes the protein MLNNPPKEKESASWLYVILCSLVIFVTIPLARSMQKFVREHWGKEIFSYIVFAVVLLAVVVSLIYLRRLRVASRSRYIWLAVISTIFIGYTVRLSKNPEEALHFVEYGVLGLLVYRALTHKVRDKSIYFIAVVIGAMVGMMDEAIQWATPKRYWCLDDIWLNFFAVTLIQVAIAKGLSPSIISERVAPRNIRCLSILTAAAILFLGASLLNTPARVAWYTERIPALKFLIENESMMFEYGHYYEDPEIGHFRSRLSPNELKRTDEERAIEAAAILNQYRNDSTYSDFLEKYTPVSDPFLHEARVHLFRRDRYIRKAEAEKENEEIYQDRIMVAYRENLIMEKYFKNTFKRSNFVLPPEQLAYLEENHLPELHYGSAVSWQLVTKINEVQIMVGLFVVLLGLAVVYWYFGQEET
- a CDS encoding pyridoxal phosphate-dependent aminotransferase, encoding MPKFPKFAKRVDEITGSVFEKYAPKMAEQGKNLVKLHIGDTYLPPKYTLPIDSSARKKYEHFNQYCNTFGIVPLREALIEKLQADNHLQVNKDNILITNGATNALSISMMALIEPGDEVLILTPAWPFFFGMVKIAGGRMVEAPIYTKLYNEPELDIADYLEKFMTSRTAAIYLNTPNNPSGKVLNREQLAQIAAVAEKHNLWVISDEAYDGLTFDNRPHISIAGFPKMFERTLSIFTFSKSFMFAGLRLGFVATSEQAVKNLNKMMVHQLYSPSTLAQQMMVEPVETRKQWLPGVRNHYQELRDLFVEKLKIDFPKPDATYFIFFPADQYLNGRNYWQLIEACLDSGVSVAPGDSFGKDFHHYIRLCFTGESPERLELGIERLNKVFEQS